A stretch of Imperialibacter roseus DNA encodes these proteins:
- a CDS encoding ribulokinase — MSTHAALVIGIDYGTDSVRALLMNALNGEEIATSVFQYPRWKKGLYCEPAKNQFRQHPLDYVEGLEATVKDCLKQAGADAASRVKGIAIDTTGSTPVAVDATGTPLALLPGFEENPHAMFVLWKDHTGTHEAAEINAHALKYATNYLQYVGGIYSSEWFWAKLLRTLRVDEKVRAACYSWVEHCDWIPYLLTGGNDVSQMKRGVCSAGHKALWAKEFGGLPPEEFFTELDPLLTGFRSRLFTDTYTSDKPAGQLSKDWANKLGLTTDVVVAVGAFDAHMGAVGGEIEPYYLSKVMGTSTCDMLVAPKKQMDGKLVAGICGQVDGSIIPGMYGLEAGQSAFGDTYAWFKNLLSWPLENLLSESKIIDKATADKLKEELEGQMIEKLSLEAAKLSLQATDEIAIDWLNGRRTPDANQLLKAGIAGLNLASDAPRIFKSLVEATCFGAKAIVDRFVAQGVPVKGLIGLGGVAKKSPYIMQTMADVMGMPIKIHKSEQTCARGAAMFAATAAGLYPMVEEAMEAMGQGFDAEYHPDHKKHTIHQERYEKFKALGHFIETKMTVNN, encoded by the coding sequence ATGAGCACCCACGCTGCTTTGGTTATTGGTATTGACTATGGCACCGACTCAGTCCGGGCCTTGCTTATGAACGCCCTGAATGGAGAGGAAATTGCCACCTCAGTATTTCAGTATCCACGCTGGAAAAAGGGGCTTTACTGCGAACCTGCGAAGAATCAGTTTCGCCAGCATCCTCTTGATTATGTTGAGGGGCTGGAAGCAACAGTGAAAGACTGCCTGAAGCAGGCGGGTGCTGATGCTGCCAGCCGAGTGAAGGGAATTGCCATCGACACCACTGGATCAACTCCGGTGGCAGTAGACGCCACCGGCACTCCTCTCGCATTGCTTCCGGGCTTCGAAGAGAATCCCCATGCCATGTTCGTGCTCTGGAAAGACCATACAGGCACCCACGAGGCGGCTGAGATCAATGCCCACGCCTTGAAGTACGCCACCAACTACCTTCAATACGTGGGGGGCATCTACTCGTCAGAATGGTTTTGGGCGAAACTGCTTCGCACGCTGCGGGTGGATGAAAAGGTGCGTGCTGCATGCTACTCGTGGGTGGAGCATTGTGACTGGATTCCCTATCTGCTGACAGGGGGCAATGATGTAAGTCAAATGAAACGGGGGGTGTGCTCCGCCGGACACAAAGCGCTTTGGGCTAAAGAGTTTGGAGGCTTACCCCCTGAAGAGTTCTTTACTGAGCTGGATCCGCTCCTGACTGGATTTAGAAGCAGGCTTTTTACTGACACCTACACCTCCGACAAACCCGCAGGGCAACTGTCCAAAGACTGGGCCAATAAATTAGGACTGACAACAGACGTAGTAGTAGCCGTAGGTGCCTTCGATGCCCACATGGGCGCTGTAGGCGGTGAGATTGAACCCTACTATCTTAGCAAAGTAATGGGCACTTCTACCTGTGATATGCTGGTGGCTCCAAAAAAGCAAATGGATGGTAAACTGGTGGCAGGTATATGCGGACAAGTAGACGGATCGATCATTCCTGGCATGTATGGTTTGGAGGCAGGTCAGTCGGCATTTGGAGACACCTATGCATGGTTCAAAAACCTGCTTAGCTGGCCACTGGAAAACCTGCTCAGCGAGTCAAAAATCATCGACAAAGCTACTGCCGACAAGTTAAAAGAAGAGCTTGAAGGCCAAATGATAGAAAAACTGAGCCTCGAAGCGGCCAAACTATCATTGCAAGCTACAGACGAGATAGCAATCGATTGGTTGAATGGACGTCGCACACCCGATGCCAATCAGTTGCTGAAAGCAGGTATTGCAGGACTCAATCTGGCATCCGATGCGCCCCGCATCTTCAAAAGTCTGGTAGAAGCTACCTGCTTTGGAGCGAAAGCCATTGTCGACCGGTTTGTGGCACAGGGTGTGCCGGTAAAGGGCTTGATAGGATTGGGCGGTGTGGCCAAGAAATCGCCTTACATCATGCAAACCATGGCTGATGTGATGGGAATGCCCATTAAAATTCATAAATCGGAACAAACTTGTGCCAGAGGTGCCGCTATGTTTGCAGCGACTGCCGCCGGTCTTTACCCTATGGTAGAAGAAGCCATGGAAGCGATGGGCCAGGGTTTTGATGCTGAATACCATCCAGACCATAAAAAGCATACGATACACCAGGAGCGTTACGAGAAGTTCAAAGCGCTGGGCCACTTTATTGAAACAAAAATGACGGTTAACAATTGA
- a CDS encoding L-ribulose-5-phosphate 4-epimerase, producing the protein MSKYDHIREEAFEANMQLPKLGLVLFTFGNVSAADRSLGVFAIKPSGVPYEQLSPGKMVIVDFDGKTIDGSLRPSSDTLTHAVLYKHWEKVGGITHTHSTYATSWAQSQRDIPIFGTTHADHNTVDIPCAPPMSDDMIRGDYEYQTGFQILNCFKENKLDYEEVEMVLVGNHAPFTWGKDAAKAVYNSAVLESVAQMALLTEQINPKAPRLKDALIKKHFERKHGPNSYYGQ; encoded by the coding sequence ATGAGCAAGTACGATCACATTAGAGAGGAAGCCTTCGAAGCCAATATGCAGCTACCAAAATTGGGACTGGTGTTGTTTACATTCGGTAACGTAAGTGCAGCCGATCGCTCTCTGGGTGTCTTTGCCATTAAACCAAGCGGTGTGCCTTACGAGCAACTCAGTCCCGGGAAAATGGTGATTGTAGATTTTGATGGGAAAACCATCGACGGCAGCCTCCGGCCCTCTTCCGATACACTTACCCATGCTGTGCTATACAAACACTGGGAAAAAGTTGGCGGCATTACCCACACGCATTCTACTTACGCCACCTCATGGGCACAAAGTCAGCGTGACATACCAATATTTGGCACAACGCATGCTGATCACAATACCGTCGACATCCCATGTGCCCCCCCCATGAGTGACGACATGATCCGGGGTGATTATGAATACCAAACCGGCTTTCAAATCCTTAACTGTTTCAAAGAGAATAAATTGGATTACGAAGAAGTAGAAATGGTGCTGGTGGGCAACCACGCTCCTTTTACCTGGGGAAAAGATGCTGCTAAAGCGGTATATAACAGTGCAGTGCTCGAATCGGTTGCTCAAATGGCACTACTGACCGAGCAAATCAATCCAAAAGCGCCTCGGTTAAAAGACGCACTGATTAAAAAACATTTTGAGAGAAAACATGGCCCCAACTCCTATTACGGACAATAA
- the araA gene encoding L-arabinose isomerase yields MINLKTLEAWFITGSQHLYGEETLKTVAAHSKEIAGALDAANGVPVRIVYKSVATTPEEIYKICKEANEADNCVAVVAWMHTFSPAKMWINGLKALKKPMLHLHTQFNRDIPWSTIDMDFMNLNQSAHGDREFGFIMSRMRLNRKVVVGHWQDAKVVTQLSDWLRVACGWHDWQGAKFCRIGDNMRQVAVTEGDKVEAEIKFGYSVNGYGVGDVVAVINQVSDSAIDVLCGEYEQQYALAATLKKSGAQHSSLREAARIEIGLRQFLEAGSFKGFTDTFEDLHGLVQLPGIAAQRLMADGYGFGAEGDWKTAALVRAMKVMGSGLKGGNSFMEDYTYHFDPSNPLVLGSHMLEICPSIADGKPSCEVHPLGIGGKADPVRLVFNSAGGPALNASMIDMGNRFRLLVNEVEAVAPKEALPKLPVARVLWKPLPNLNTGCAAWIYAGGAHHTCYSQNLSAEQLGDFADIAGVEFTLIDKNTELRQFRNELRWSEQCFQ; encoded by the coding sequence ATGATTAACCTGAAAACATTAGAAGCGTGGTTCATTACCGGCAGTCAGCACCTGTACGGTGAAGAAACCCTCAAAACGGTTGCTGCCCACTCAAAGGAAATTGCAGGAGCACTGGATGCAGCCAACGGCGTGCCTGTCCGTATTGTGTATAAATCTGTTGCAACGACGCCTGAAGAGATTTACAAAATTTGTAAGGAAGCCAACGAAGCCGACAATTGCGTCGCAGTAGTGGCCTGGATGCATACCTTCTCCCCTGCCAAGATGTGGATCAACGGCCTGAAGGCATTGAAGAAGCCCATGCTTCACCTTCATACGCAATTCAACCGGGACATTCCATGGTCTACCATCGACATGGACTTCATGAACCTGAATCAGAGCGCCCATGGGGACAGAGAGTTTGGCTTTATCATGAGCCGCATGCGCCTCAATCGTAAAGTGGTGGTAGGGCACTGGCAGGACGCTAAAGTAGTCACGCAGTTGAGCGATTGGCTTAGAGTAGCTTGCGGCTGGCACGACTGGCAGGGAGCGAAATTCTGCCGCATTGGTGACAATATGCGTCAGGTAGCCGTCACCGAGGGCGACAAGGTAGAAGCTGAAATCAAGTTTGGTTACTCTGTTAATGGCTATGGTGTAGGGGATGTGGTGGCTGTTATTAACCAGGTGTCGGACAGTGCGATTGATGTGCTGTGTGGCGAGTACGAACAACAATATGCTTTAGCAGCCACTTTGAAAAAAAGCGGAGCTCAACACAGTTCATTGCGAGAAGCCGCCAGGATTGAAATTGGTTTGCGTCAGTTTCTGGAAGCCGGCTCTTTCAAAGGCTTTACCGATACTTTTGAAGACCTACATGGGCTGGTGCAGCTGCCGGGTATTGCGGCGCAGCGACTGATGGCAGATGGCTATGGGTTTGGTGCCGAGGGCGACTGGAAAACAGCTGCCCTGGTGCGTGCCATGAAGGTAATGGGAAGTGGCCTGAAAGGTGGAAATTCGTTTATGGAGGACTATACCTACCATTTCGACCCTTCCAATCCCTTAGTGCTCGGCTCTCATATGCTGGAGATTTGTCCTTCTATCGCTGATGGAAAGCCATCCTGTGAAGTACACCCACTGGGCATTGGCGGCAAAGCCGATCCCGTTCGCCTGGTGTTCAACTCGGCAGGTGGCCCGGCACTCAACGCTTCCATGATTGACATGGGCAACCGCTTCAGACTGCTCGTAAATGAAGTTGAAGCCGTTGCTCCAAAGGAGGCGTTGCCTAAGCTGCCTGTCGCCAGGGTGCTATGGAAACCCCTCCCCAACCTGAATACCGGCTGTGCTGCCTGGATTTACGCCGGAGGCGCCCACCACACCTGCTATAGTCAGAATTTAAGTGCTGAACAATTGGGTGACTTTGCAGATATTGCTGGGGTAGAATTTACTTTAATCGATAAAAATACCGAATTAAGGCAATTTAGAAATGAATTGCGCTGGAGTGAACAATGTTTTCAATAA
- a CDS encoding sodium:solute symporter produces the protein MNSFATLDWAVIIGYFLVIAGLAIWVILQKQNNTEDYFLAGRNIGWFIVGASIFASNIGSEHVVGLAGAGAGGKMPMLIYELHAWLVITMGWVFLPFYIRSGVFTMPEFLERRFNSSTRWFLSVFSLLAYVLTKVSVTVYAGGIVISSILQIDFWFGALATVILTGIYTILGGMKAVVYTEALQTIVLIIGAGTLTFIGLDAVGGWSGMRESLEPGYLNMWRPPSDPDFPWPSLVIASTIVGIWYWCTDQYIVQRVLAAKNIKEGRRGTIFGGLLKLLPVFLFLIPGVVALALKNRGELSWDTPDQAFAALLMNRMPTGLKGLVAAGLLAALMSSLASVFNSCSTLFTVDIYKKLRPEASEKKLLRTGRIATGFVVVLGIIWIPIMQNISGVLYEYLQSVQSYIAPPIAAVFLLGISYKRINSRGAMTTLVVGLAVVFLRLGLELGRDSLDPGSLLHTFGTMNFLTFSSWFFLFSILLCIGSSLLSPAPSEAQLQGLTFSTLSEEQKTANRASYNVWDIVFSLLVIAIVAFVMISFAE, from the coding sequence ATGAATAGTTTCGCAACGCTGGACTGGGCAGTCATCATTGGCTATTTTTTAGTCATCGCCGGACTCGCTATCTGGGTGATTTTACAAAAACAAAACAACACCGAGGACTATTTCCTGGCAGGCCGCAATATTGGTTGGTTCATCGTGGGTGCTTCCATATTTGCTTCCAATATCGGGTCGGAGCACGTGGTCGGTTTAGCTGGTGCCGGTGCCGGTGGCAAAATGCCCATGCTGATCTATGAGCTGCACGCCTGGCTGGTCATTACCATGGGGTGGGTATTTCTCCCCTTCTACATCCGAAGTGGGGTCTTCACCATGCCAGAGTTTCTTGAGCGGCGCTTTAACTCCAGCACCCGTTGGTTTCTCAGCGTGTTTTCACTTTTGGCATATGTGCTCACCAAGGTATCGGTAACCGTTTATGCGGGCGGCATTGTGATCTCTTCTATTCTGCAAATCGACTTCTGGTTTGGCGCTTTGGCTACCGTCATTCTTACCGGTATTTATACTATTCTTGGCGGCATGAAAGCTGTTGTGTATACAGAAGCACTACAGACCATTGTGCTGATCATCGGCGCAGGAACCCTTACTTTCATCGGACTCGACGCCGTAGGTGGCTGGAGTGGTATGCGTGAGTCGCTGGAGCCGGGCTACCTCAACATGTGGCGTCCACCTTCTGATCCGGATTTCCCATGGCCTAGTTTGGTGATTGCCAGCACCATTGTTGGTATCTGGTACTGGTGTACCGATCAATATATTGTGCAAAGAGTTTTGGCGGCTAAAAACATCAAAGAGGGACGTCGAGGTACTATCTTCGGCGGTCTGTTGAAGTTGCTTCCAGTTTTCCTTTTCCTGATTCCAGGTGTAGTGGCTTTGGCACTAAAAAACAGAGGCGAGCTTTCGTGGGATACCCCCGACCAGGCTTTTGCGGCCTTGCTAATGAACAGAATGCCAACAGGTCTGAAAGGGCTTGTGGCGGCCGGTTTGCTGGCAGCACTCATGAGTTCGCTGGCATCAGTTTTTAACTCTTGTTCCACGCTTTTCACCGTGGATATCTACAAAAAATTAAGGCCGGAAGCTTCCGAGAAAAAGCTGCTGAGAACCGGCCGTATCGCCACGGGTTTTGTGGTGGTACTTGGCATTATTTGGATTCCCATTATGCAAAATATTTCGGGTGTGTTGTATGAGTACCTGCAATCGGTGCAGTCGTACATTGCGCCACCTATCGCCGCCGTATTCTTGTTGGGTATTTCTTACAAACGAATCAACAGCCGGGGTGCTATGACTACGCTGGTGGTAGGCCTGGCTGTCGTATTTTTGCGTCTTGGTTTGGAGTTGGGCAGAGACTCGCTGGATCCGGGCAGCCTGCTTCATACTTTTGGGACAATGAACTTCCTGACATTCTCTTCCTGGTTCTTCCTGTTCTCTATTCTGTTGTGCATTGGCTCCAGCTTGCTAAGCCCTGCACCATCAGAGGCACAACTTCAGGGGCTCACATTCTCTACGTTATCCGAAGAGCAAAAAACAGCCAACCGTGCCAGCTACAATGTTTGGGATATCGTTTTTTCTCTTCTTGTTATAGCCATTGTAGCGTTTGTAATGATTAGCTTCGCCGAATAG
- a CDS encoding NUDIX hydrolase has product MKPIKYSTEDRIHVAVDCIIFGFDGQELKALLIHRKMDPGLGVWSLMGGFVKIDESLDEAAVRILHSLTGLDNIYMEQLHSYGAVHRDIGGRVISVAYFALINIEDYEEQVLDEHDARWVPLNELPDLIFDHKQMVQDAHQRLRQKVANHPIGFALLPEKFTLPQLLSLYEAIYDAPIDKRNFSRKMLSLGILKKLAEKEKSSSRKGAFFYVFDQEKYEKLSNEGLSFI; this is encoded by the coding sequence TTGAAGCCCATTAAATATAGTACCGAAGACCGTATTCATGTTGCCGTAGATTGTATCATCTTTGGCTTCGATGGACAGGAGTTAAAAGCACTTTTGATCCACAGGAAGATGGATCCGGGACTTGGGGTGTGGTCGCTGATGGGCGGCTTTGTTAAAATCGACGAAAGTCTGGACGAGGCAGCCGTAAGGATTTTGCACTCCCTTACAGGGCTTGATAATATTTATATGGAGCAGCTCCATAGCTATGGAGCGGTGCACCGGGATATAGGCGGCAGAGTGATTTCTGTCGCCTATTTTGCTTTGATCAATATTGAAGACTACGAAGAACAAGTGCTCGACGAACACGATGCCCGCTGGGTGCCTCTCAACGAACTGCCGGATTTGATTTTCGACCATAAGCAAATGGTGCAGGACGCCCACCAGCGCCTTCGCCAAAAGGTAGCCAATCACCCGATTGGTTTTGCCTTGCTGCCTGAAAAATTTACACTCCCACAGCTCCTGAGCTTGTACGAGGCTATTTACGATGCGCCTATCGACAAGCGAAACTTCAGCCGGAAAATGCTGTCATTGGGCATATTGAAAAAACTGGCCGAAAAGGAAAAAAGCAGCTCCAGAAAAGGAGCCTTCTTCTATGTGTTCGATCAGGAAAAATATGAGAAGCTTTCCAACGAGGGCCTTAGTTTTATCTGA